The proteins below are encoded in one region of Mycobacterium botniense:
- a CDS encoding acyl-CoA dehydrogenase has protein sequence MGIALTDDHRELAEVARAFLTSQKARWAARSLLDSADETRPPFWQHLVELGWLGLHIDEEHGGSGYGLPELVVVVEELGRAVAPGPFVPTVITSSVIATEGNTEQRQRLLPRLIDGTLTAGVGLDGQVRITDGTADGEAGIVLGAGLAELLLIAAGDDVLLLERGRAGVSVDIPANFDPTRRSGRVSLRNVSLTAGDILPGARDAALARARTLLAAEAVGGAMDCVDAAVGYAKVRKQFGRTIGTFQAVKHHCANMLVEAESAAAAVWDASRAAAEDEEQFRLMAAVAGALAFPAYVRNAELNIQVHGGIGFTWEHDAHLHMRRARVLAALFGGDAPARDVFERTAAGVMRRNSLDLPAEAEELRKQIRADAAEIAALDEKSQLDKLIETGYIMPHWPKPWGRAAGAVEQLVIDEEFRAAGIKRPDYSITGWVILTLIQHGTPSQIERFVEPALRQEEVWCQLFSEPDAGSDAAGIKTRGTKVAGGWKINGQKVWTSGAHYCRRGLATVRTDPDAPKHAGITTMAVDMKAPGVEVRPLRQATGGADFNEVFFNDVFVPDEDVVGEPNAGWTVARATLGNERVSIGGGGSFSEGVATQLVQLAQRHRDRLAGATVRVGAFLAQDHALRLLNLRRVVRSVEGTGPGPEGNITKLKLAEHMGEGAAIWADLVGPEVALTDGPGALVGRMALAARGMAIAGGTSEVTRNQIAERILGMPRDPLIS, from the coding sequence ATGGGTATCGCCCTGACCGACGATCACCGCGAACTCGCCGAGGTGGCCCGCGCGTTTTTGACATCGCAAAAGGCGCGCTGGGCGGCGCGGTCGCTGCTCGACTCGGCTGACGAAACCCGCCCGCCATTCTGGCAGCATCTGGTGGAGCTCGGCTGGCTGGGCCTGCATATCGACGAAGAACACGGCGGCTCAGGCTACGGGTTGCCCGAACTCGTGGTGGTGGTCGAAGAGTTGGGCCGGGCGGTGGCGCCGGGGCCATTCGTGCCCACCGTGATCACCTCGTCGGTGATCGCAACGGAAGGAAACACCGAACAACGACAGCGGCTCTTGCCGCGGCTGATCGACGGAACCCTCACCGCGGGCGTCGGGCTGGACGGCCAGGTGCGCATCACGGACGGAACCGCCGACGGCGAGGCGGGGATCGTGCTGGGCGCCGGGCTGGCCGAGCTGTTGCTGATCGCCGCCGGTGACGACGTGCTGCTACTGGAGCGCGGCCGCGCGGGCGTGTCGGTCGACATCCCCGCGAATTTCGACCCGACCCGCCGCTCCGGTCGGGTGAGCCTGCGCAATGTCAGCCTCACCGCCGGCGATATCCTGCCCGGCGCCCGCGACGCCGCGCTGGCCCGTGCGCGCACACTGCTGGCCGCCGAGGCGGTTGGCGGTGCGATGGACTGCGTCGACGCCGCTGTCGGTTACGCCAAGGTGCGCAAGCAATTCGGCCGCACCATCGGCACCTTCCAGGCGGTGAAACACCACTGCGCGAACATGCTGGTGGAAGCCGAGTCCGCGGCGGCCGCGGTGTGGGACGCGTCGCGCGCCGCCGCCGAAGACGAGGAGCAGTTCCGCCTTATGGCAGCGGTTGCCGGTGCGCTGGCATTTCCCGCCTACGTGCGCAACGCCGAACTCAACATCCAAGTGCACGGCGGTATCGGCTTCACCTGGGAGCACGACGCGCATCTGCATATGCGCCGCGCGCGGGTGCTGGCTGCGTTGTTCGGCGGTGACGCGCCTGCACGAGATGTCTTCGAGCGCACCGCGGCCGGTGTGATGCGCCGCAATAGCCTGGACTTACCGGCCGAGGCCGAGGAGCTGCGCAAGCAGATCCGTGCCGATGCCGCCGAGATCGCGGCTCTGGACGAAAAATCGCAACTCGACAAGCTGATCGAGACCGGCTACATCATGCCGCACTGGCCCAAACCGTGGGGTCGTGCCGCCGGCGCGGTCGAGCAACTGGTGATCGACGAAGAGTTCCGCGCCGCCGGTATCAAACGCCCGGACTATTCGATTACCGGATGGGTAATCCTGACGCTGATCCAGCACGGGACTCCTTCGCAGATCGAGAGGTTCGTTGAGCCGGCGCTTCGCCAGGAGGAAGTGTGGTGCCAGTTGTTCTCCGAACCCGACGCCGGATCGGATGCGGCCGGGATCAAGACGCGCGGTACCAAAGTGGCCGGGGGCTGGAAGATCAACGGGCAGAAGGTGTGGACCAGCGGAGCGCACTACTGCCGACGCGGCCTGGCCACCGTGCGCACCGACCCGGATGCGCCCAAGCACGCCGGTATCACCACGATGGCCGTCGACATGAAGGCGCCGGGCGTCGAGGTGCGCCCGCTGCGCCAGGCCACCGGCGGCGCAGACTTCAACGAGGTGTTCTTCAACGACGTGTTCGTCCCCGACGAAGACGTGGTCGGTGAGCCCAATGCCGGATGGACGGTGGCTCGCGCGACGTTGGGCAACGAACGGGTCAGCATCGGCGGCGGAGGGTCATTCTCCGAGGGTGTGGCGACGCAGCTGGTGCAGTTAGCCCAACGACACCGAGATCGGCTGGCGGGAGCCACTGTTCGTGTGGGCGCCTTTCTCGCCCAGGATCATGCACTGCGGTTGCTGAACTTGCGCCGCGTCGTCCGCAGTGTTGAGGGAACGGGTCCGGGACCGGAAGGCAACATCACCAAGCTGAAGCTCGCCGAGCACATGGGCGAAGGCGCGGCGATCTGGGCTGACCTGGTTGGGCCGGAGGTCGCGTTGACCGACGGGCCGGGGGCGCTGGTCGGCCGGATGGCGCTCGCCGCCCGCGGGATGGCGATCGCGGGCGGCACGTCGGAGGTGACCCGTAATCAGATCGCCGAGCGGATTCTCGGTATGCCGCGAGACCCACTGATCTCCTAG
- a CDS encoding SDR family NAD(P)-dependent oxidoreductase: protein MEINGKKVVVIGGASGMGRASAELLAARGARVAILDREASEGKEVAAGVGGEFYPVDVTDFTGTEEALQAAVEGLGGLHVAVTTAGGGIAKRTLTKEGPHDLESFRSVVDLNLIGTFNISRLAAWHMSKNEPEDPETTGERGVIINTSSIAAFEGQIGQVAYTAAKAAIAGMCLTMARDLGSLGIRVLAIAPSLFATGLTKGIPEDYATALTKDAAFPRRLGRPEEFAKLVAAIVDNPMLNGQCLRLDAGQRFAPK from the coding sequence ATGGAGATCAACGGCAAGAAGGTGGTCGTCATCGGTGGCGCGTCGGGGATGGGCCGCGCCAGCGCCGAGCTGCTGGCCGCCCGCGGCGCCCGGGTGGCAATACTTGACCGCGAGGCGTCGGAGGGCAAAGAGGTGGCCGCCGGTGTCGGCGGCGAGTTCTACCCGGTGGACGTCACCGACTTCACCGGCACCGAGGAGGCCTTGCAGGCCGCGGTCGAAGGTCTCGGCGGGCTGCACGTCGCGGTGACGACCGCCGGAGGCGGAATCGCCAAGCGGACATTGACGAAAGAAGGTCCGCATGATCTCGAATCCTTTCGCTCCGTGGTGGATCTCAACCTGATCGGCACTTTCAACATCAGCCGGCTGGCGGCGTGGCACATGAGCAAGAACGAACCCGAGGACCCCGAAACAACCGGGGAACGCGGGGTCATCATCAACACCTCCTCGATCGCGGCCTTCGAAGGCCAGATCGGCCAAGTCGCCTACACCGCAGCCAAAGCCGCGATCGCCGGAATGTGTCTGACGATGGCACGCGATCTGGGGTCGCTGGGCATCCGGGTGCTGGCCATCGCCCCCAGCCTGTTCGCCACCGGGCTGACCAAGGGGATTCCCGAGGACTACGCCACCGCGCTGACCAAGGACGCGGCGTTCCCGCGTCGGCTGGGCCGGCCTGAGGAGTTCGCCAAGCTGGTGGCGGCCATCGTGGATAACCCCATGCTCAACGGCCAATGTCTGCGGCTCGACGCCGGACAGCGTTTCGCGCCCAAATGA
- a CDS encoding Zn-ribbon domain-containing OB-fold protein — protein MLPDHQRGQPFWTGGASGQLLIEHCDQCARWVHPPVGQCCECGSPLVARPVSGRGTVFTYTVNFHPFNPGVPVPYIIAIIELAEQQDLRLAANIVDCEPDSVFCGMPVEVRFERQGSGPDAVFVPVFAPAN, from the coding sequence ATCCTTCCGGACCATCAGCGGGGGCAGCCGTTCTGGACAGGCGGGGCCAGCGGACAGCTGCTGATCGAGCACTGCGACCAGTGCGCCCGCTGGGTGCATCCTCCCGTCGGTCAATGTTGTGAGTGCGGCAGCCCGCTGGTCGCCCGACCGGTTTCGGGGCGCGGCACCGTGTTCACGTATACGGTCAACTTCCACCCGTTCAACCCCGGCGTTCCGGTCCCCTACATCATCGCCATCATCGAACTGGCCGAGCAGCAAGACCTGCGGCTGGCGGCTAACATCGTGGACTGCGAACCGGATTCAGTTTTTTGCGGAATGCCGGTCGAGGTTCGATTCGAACGGCAGGGCAGCGGTCCCGACGCGGTGTTCGTGCCGGTCTTCGCCCCCGCCAACTAG
- a CDS encoding NUDIX domain-containing protein produces MVRTPQKRSVALVITNDKSEFLIVQRPEDDEDPLAGVWGFPAITMHDAETEIEAAVRVGPVKLGVDVEVGAKIGGQTCERDGVVFHLSDYAATICGGRAPQVPQRDTTLTQYVDLTFTSNPAELFDAARKGSACAQIYLEYLGIDWRPHKQAGAPQRPPREVRPKWS; encoded by the coding sequence ATGGTGAGGACGCCGCAGAAACGTTCGGTTGCGTTGGTGATCACCAACGATAAATCCGAATTCCTTATTGTCCAGCGCCCCGAGGATGACGAAGACCCGCTCGCCGGTGTATGGGGTTTTCCGGCAATAACGATGCACGACGCCGAAACCGAGATCGAAGCTGCTGTTCGTGTCGGACCCGTGAAGCTGGGTGTCGACGTCGAGGTCGGTGCGAAAATAGGTGGACAAACCTGCGAGCGTGACGGGGTCGTGTTTCACTTAAGCGATTACGCGGCGACGATTTGCGGGGGTCGAGCCCCGCAGGTGCCGCAACGTGACACCACACTCACCCAGTATGTGGACTTGACCTTCACCTCAAACCCGGCCGAGCTGTTTGATGCGGCTCGAAAAGGATCCGCGTGCGCGCAGATCTACCTCGAGTACCTCGGGATTGATTGGCGGCCGCACAAGCAGGCCGGTGCACCCCAGCGGCCACCGCGTGAGGTGCGCCCGAAGTGGAGCTAA
- a CDS encoding D-2-hydroxyacid dehydrogenase family protein → MKVAILDDYQQVALRMADWSAVAARAEIVVFHDHLADPDALVERLAPFDVVCVMRERTPLPRSIIERLPNLRMIASTGPFNASIDLGAAAERGIYVSTTGGYIESTVELTWALILAAARRLVDESLSVRSGGWQTSVGRQLAGSVLAVLGLGRIGTRVARVGQAFGMQVIAWSANLTPQATEQAGVSYVPKDELFRLADVLTIHLVLSERTRHLVGADELALMKPTALLVNTSRGPIVDEAALIGALQSHRLAAAGLDVFDIEPLPAGHPLRSLDNVVATPHLGYVADRVYRTFYGEAAAKIARWLDDVSRAG, encoded by the coding sequence ATGAAAGTGGCAATCCTCGATGATTACCAACAGGTCGCGCTGCGTATGGCCGACTGGTCGGCGGTGGCGGCACGGGCCGAGATCGTGGTTTTCCACGATCATCTGGCCGACCCGGACGCGCTGGTCGAACGGCTGGCGCCGTTTGACGTCGTCTGTGTGATGCGTGAGCGAACACCGTTGCCGCGCAGCATCATTGAACGTCTTCCCAATCTCAGAATGATCGCCTCCACCGGACCGTTCAACGCCTCCATCGACCTGGGGGCCGCCGCAGAGCGCGGAATTTACGTCAGCACCACCGGGGGCTACATCGAGTCCACGGTCGAGCTCACCTGGGCGCTGATCCTGGCCGCGGCCCGGCGGCTTGTCGATGAGAGCCTGTCAGTGCGGTCTGGCGGGTGGCAGACCTCGGTCGGCCGCCAGCTCGCCGGCTCGGTGCTGGCAGTACTGGGGTTGGGCAGGATCGGCACACGAGTGGCTCGCGTCGGCCAGGCGTTCGGGATGCAGGTCATCGCATGGAGCGCCAACCTGACGCCGCAAGCCACTGAGCAGGCCGGGGTCAGCTATGTGCCCAAGGACGAATTGTTCAGGCTCGCCGACGTGCTGACCATCCACCTGGTGCTCAGTGAGCGCACCCGCCACCTGGTGGGTGCTGACGAGCTTGCGCTGATGAAACCAACCGCGTTGCTGGTCAACACCTCTCGGGGGCCTATTGTTGACGAGGCGGCTCTGATCGGGGCGTTACAGTCACACAGGCTCGCCGCAGCCGGTCTGGATGTGTTCGATATCGAGCCACTGCCCGCCGGGCACCCGTTGCGCAGCCTGGACAACGTAGTCGCCACTCCACACCTCGGCTATGTCGCCGACCGGGTCTACCGGACGTTTTACGGGGAGGCCGCCGCCAAGATCGCGCGCTGGCTCGATGATGTCAGCCGTGCCGGTTGA
- a CDS encoding DUF7427 family protein, whose protein sequence is MRPSDKAWIVLGAALAAAVGVWDALCPPDEMLSDASRRYAKTHPLLTYWVIGTVVLHLIGRLPHAVDPIHLVGEGFRWTSLRFHLRSTRPACTPARARAR, encoded by the coding sequence GTGAGACCGTCCGATAAGGCGTGGATCGTGCTGGGTGCTGCGCTGGCGGCGGCTGTCGGTGTGTGGGATGCGCTGTGCCCGCCCGATGAGATGTTGTCGGACGCCAGCCGCCGCTACGCCAAAACGCATCCGCTGCTCACCTATTGGGTGATCGGCACGGTGGTGCTGCACCTGATCGGCCGGCTGCCCCACGCCGTCGACCCGATACATCTGGTCGGGGAGGGGTTTCGATGGACTTCGCTGCGCTTCCACCTGAGATCAACTCGGCCCGCATGTACGCCGGCCCGGGCCCGGGCTCGCTAA
- a CDS encoding PPE family protein codes for MDFAALPPEINSARMYAGPGPGSLIAAAQAWETLGAELEAAANGYRAAVTGLVSGAWLGPSSQDMAAAVQPYIAWMEATAQQTRQIGAQALAAVEAYEAAFAATVPPPVIAENRAQLAALVATNLLGQNTPAIMATEAQYAEMWAQDAAAMVQYQATSSAATSAITPFTPAPQTANPAAPAIQAAAQPATTNGGVGSIISQIDGILNPNGVPILGLDSSTLLGQYLEQSVSGGYPINIAQLFGNFIAYTAMGAAVSSATTRPAVATPQPVSVSSATPFVSTQVTANMGGASTLGRFSSPSWTTQPWNLEGRAPNVSVATPAAQRYQAGIPVPPAVPVTSAGRSAQRRVREDPEYGHVSKVLPPRHPAGG; via the coding sequence ATGGACTTCGCTGCGCTTCCACCTGAGATCAACTCGGCCCGCATGTACGCCGGCCCGGGCCCGGGCTCGCTAATCGCTGCGGCACAGGCGTGGGAGACGCTGGGTGCTGAGCTGGAAGCGGCGGCCAACGGTTACCGCGCCGCCGTCACCGGACTCGTCAGCGGCGCGTGGCTGGGCCCGTCGAGTCAGGACATGGCCGCAGCGGTACAGCCATATATCGCATGGATGGAAGCGACCGCGCAGCAGACGCGGCAGATCGGCGCACAGGCACTTGCCGCTGTGGAAGCCTACGAGGCGGCGTTCGCCGCGACCGTGCCGCCTCCCGTGATCGCCGAGAACCGTGCACAGCTCGCCGCACTGGTTGCGACCAACCTGCTCGGCCAGAACACCCCGGCGATCATGGCCACCGAGGCGCAGTACGCCGAAATGTGGGCGCAGGACGCCGCCGCGATGGTTCAGTACCAGGCGACGTCATCGGCTGCGACGTCGGCGATTACGCCGTTCACGCCCGCACCGCAAACCGCCAACCCGGCAGCCCCGGCCATCCAGGCGGCAGCCCAACCAGCGACCACCAATGGCGGTGTCGGGTCGATCATCAGCCAGATCGACGGCATCCTCAACCCGAACGGCGTTCCGATCCTCGGGCTCGACAGCAGCACCCTCCTCGGCCAGTACCTCGAGCAGTCCGTGAGCGGCGGCTACCCGATCAACATCGCCCAGCTCTTCGGAAACTTCATCGCCTACACGGCGATGGGGGCGGCCGTCAGCTCCGCGACGACCAGGCCCGCTGTCGCGACACCGCAGCCTGTCAGCGTCAGCAGTGCGACACCGTTCGTGTCGACCCAAGTAACGGCCAACATGGGTGGCGCGTCGACGCTCGGCAGGTTCTCGTCGCCGAGCTGGACGACGCAGCCCTGGAACCTCGAGGGACGCGCGCCGAACGTGTCGGTAGCGACACCGGCCGCGCAGAGATACCAGGCGGGAATCCCTGTGCCGCCGGCCGTCCCAGTTACCAGCGCCGGCAGAAGCGCACAGCGGCGCGTCCGCGAAGACCCCGAGTACGGGCACGTGTCAAAAGTGCTGCCACCGCGACACCCGGCAGGAGGCTAG